GGGTGGGCCAAAAACACTGGTGAGCAAAATTCTTAAACAATATAAAGCTAATGCTGAGATAGCATATTTCTCACTTCTTTTTTGAGATTATATTTCCCACTTTCTGATTGCAAGCGGTTACTGCTTAACACTTCAAACATGTTCATCCAATAACCTTGAAACTACTGGCCAACGCACACAAAGAAAGGAGTTTTGGAAGAAAGCTCAAGCTGAAATGGAAGTTCACTTTGGGGGTGAGGAAATGTTCTAACAAAGTAATACCTGGTTTTTTATTGCACCAATCAACATATCTTGGCATCCAAATGCATGTACATTCTTCAGATTTGGGCACTGAAGTAGCAGCCGCTCTgcgaaatatttcaattgtttataATTGTAAAAGCGGCTACCAACTTTACAGCGTCATGAAAAAGTGACACAATACCTGGGTGTAGATTTGTACAAGTGTTGAGGTTCAGATCAATCAACTCTGGGCATTTCACATACAAAGCCTGCCATATGTGAAATTAGTAACAAGACTATATCCATAAAGGACTTGAGTGAATCTCTGCTGGCAAAATTTGAAGGCTTACATCTATTGCTGAACAGCCCCATAGACTGAGCTTCTTCAAATTATCATGCTTTATGATCAGCTTTTGGCGCATAGGTTGCTTTTTTAAGGTGGGTAATTTTGGGCACAATCTAATCCTTCCATTGATCTCACCAAAATAAGCCCCCTGTTTTTCATTCTGCAAGTTAGAACGTAAGCTCATTCCACAGTCCATGAGCTGAAGAAGTGGCAATTGTGCTGTTGCAGCCTGGATCCCACCTAGAAAACACAGAGAGATTCTTAACACTGGAACATGTAATGGTTGACTGGCGAATTCATTTTCGGTGGAGCGGAAATAATAAACCATGAAATTCATATAAAGCTTACATGTAGTAATATTTGGGCAGAGAGCAAGGAGCAGCCTCGATAAAGTATGAGGGAACGCCTTGCAGATCATACCAACACCACTATCACTGATGCTAGATCTGAGGTATAATCAAAACAAGTAACTGCATAAGCTAATTTGAAGTATCACGCCATAGGAAAATAATCATCACCTTTATTTTAATTCCTTTAGTTTCATATCCCAAAGGATATATTGGAGCTTACCCACTTAAATCAAGCAATTCCAAGCTTGCACAAGATCTGACGATAGATGCAACAGCTGCATCTGTCATTTTTGAACCGAGAATCAAGGATAGCATGCACAAGCCCCTGATGAAGCAATAATGAGATTTGAGATTTAGAGGTTGAAATATTATGAAACTGGAATTATAGTGAGAAGAGAACTATAATGCTATAACTCAGATAAAACAAGATTCTGGCTTGGCTACTTTGGGTCAGCCTGAGCGCTGGGAAcagtttgttttctgttttgtcTCGTTTCTAATAAAAATGGGGCAGGGGGAACCCCTTTTCTTCAAATAAATAAAAGGAAGAACTATAACGTTACAGCTCAAATACAACAAAATTGTGCTAAGAGCATGGTGGGGTAGAAATATACCTGAGGTTGGCACCCTCTAGAGCGGACACAGCTTCATTAGATAGTTGAATTGATGATATGTGCAAATTTCTTAAGTTAGGGCACGATCGGCCCAGGCCATCCATCAAACTAACCAGGTCAGTACATTCCGAACTTTGTTGTGTGAAACACAGGGAGAGCTCGCTCATATTAGGGCAGCTTATGACCTACAACAAATTTGTGTCCAATGAATTCATGCCCACAATAAAGTTGATATAACTATAAATACTAGTAGCACACAATATTACCGATTCCGAAAGGGAGCAAAGATCTGATAGCCAAAGAACATTAAGGCTTGAAGAGCTTAGATTAAGAAAACCAAGATTAGAGCAGCCACCGATTTTGAGAATTGAGAGAGAATGCTTCTCTGAAACAAGTCGACTTAGCTCCTCTCTGTTAGAATAGAACAACTTAAGTTAATATAGGAGCTGAACACGTAGATTGTGTGAACCTTCTATCCATTTGCATGACATTGCTATTTCAAAATCGACGCATATTCAACACAACTTGCATGGTAAGAAAATGGAAAATAGACTAGTTTCATGCAAGCATAGCATAACATGGTGTGACAAATCAACCAGCAAAAGATCCAAAAAAATCAAACTGCAATTGCATTACATATGAAAAAATAAGTTGAAATCCTCATTTACAAGGTAAAACTAAAAGCACGCCTTAACTGTATCTGACCTCGCAAGGTAGGCAACTATTAGTTGAGAAGCTAGCACTTGCAAAATAAAAAGGGAAGACACCTTTATAACTAGTGATTCAAATTATAACAAAGCAAGTGTATTTGATATAAAATAGTGTAAACTAAATAAATAACTAAATTTCAAAAGAGATATATAGATGCCAACATAGCGTTTAGGATATATGAGTAATGTTAGAGATTTACAACATACCCAGTCATATTGTTGATTGCCTTGTCGGCCATGGTGATCTCCAGAGTTTCCAAACTTGAACAGGAAAATGCAAGACATGACAGCATGGTGGCATCAACAGCACTGAATCAAACATATACAAATAAGATATATGTCCCCAGTGAACACCTTTTATCGGCATAGGAAACAAACACGGGAGGACTGGAACTAGATTAATTGTCACTGCAGCCAGATCCAAAACAATGCATGGCTTTTACTTATCCACTCACACATCAACTTAGGTGCATATATTAATTTCATTGCAAATAAGCAGGACAGAGAAACATATACTGAAGCACAAAAGCTAGATTAACCATGTTGGTTCGACCATATCCAGAATACCACGATGTATTTACTTCACTTTTGCGTCAACTTACGTGCATATTATTATTTCACTGCACATAAGCAACAGCTGGATGTGAAAACCTTGACACAGAAGACAAGCGGTCTTGTCTTGTCATTAATAAGGCCCTAACTGCACACAACAATTACACGCACAGAATTCTAAAACCAGATGGTGGCATCTATAATCCTATACCAGAATAACATGAATGATAATCAATGATCAACAACCTGGGATCATctattgatcatgtatatagaatAAGAGCTCTAGCAACTACAGCATATGTCACTATGTCAGTATAAGCCAACTTGTCAAATATAAATTTGATCAGTCACAACAAAGAAGACCTGAAAAGGCTCATTTTGTTTGCACTACAAATATATGGATATTCCTTCTATGCAGGCAAATACAACAAGAAACattatcaaatactccctccgttcggaattacttgtctcggaaatggatgtatctagaactaaaatacatctagatacatccatttctgcgacaagtaattccgaacggagggagtaactgatTGCAGCAACCAATTTATAGTGCTTTAATTACTAGTTTGTGGTTGTATCCTCACACACAGGCTCACAGCAAGAGATAAGCAACAATAATTTTATGTTGGGAAATAGCATATACTGTTCTCGCGGTAATTGCGCATTTGGCATCACCGTAGACCAACCCAATTGGTTATGCGCTTTCTACAATCCAACCCAGCCCTGCTGAAGGGTTTACAACTAAAACACAGGTAAAAGTTCTCCAAATCAATCTTGCAGCACCAACAGAATATTGTCCAAAACACAGACATCTCCGAACCCATTACCTACCCAACATGAGTTTCATCTGGCCACCAAATCATCCAAGAGCATGTCAAATTCAATATCCACAAAGACATGCATGATCTTTCATAAGCGAAGCTAAAAATGGCACAGACTGTCAGCAATTTCCATGATACCCTCTACTTTGACAAGTTCCTACCCACAAACACAAATataacctactccctccgtccggaaatacttgtcattaaactagatgtatctagatgtattttagttctagatacatccattttcatccattttgatgacaagtatttccggacggagggagtaccacttaGCAATCCAGAAATAAACATCCTGCAGCCAGTATCAGATCCGACGTCCGTTCACCTTGGAAGTCGTCCAGAAATCCCAGGTTCTCgatatactactcccttcgttcctaaatgtaaatctttgtagagatttcactgtaaaccgcatacggatgtatgtagatgcaatttaagtttagattcattcattttgctccgtatgtagtccacctagtgaaatctctacaaagacttatatttaggaacagagggagtacttgttatTATTGTATTTATTTATATTACGATTTTATTAGGAATATATATACTACTCCTCCAGTGGTTATTTGTGTCGTAGTCTTTAACCAGAAAAGCTGTTGCATAACAGCTCGTGTCCGGAGCAGGCGCCGATCGAAGATCCAGCATCGATCTGGCCAGATCGCGTCAAATTCGCATCGCACGGGACAAGATTTGTTCAGATTGGCCCGGGTCCCCTCACCTTTCCATGTGGAGGACGAGGCGCGAGAGCGCGGCGCAGCGGGGGAGCAGCGCGCCGAGGAGGCCGGCGGCGGCCGGGCGGAGGCGGAGCTCCTCGGCGACGCGCCAGACCCGGTCGGCGCAGTCGCGCCAGGCGCGGCtgacggcggcggcgtcgaggaCGCCCCTGGGGCCGAGCTGGCGCAGCACCTCGACGACGAGGTCCACCGGCACGGCCCGGCCGCCCAGCTCCATGGTGCGGCCGTCATGGTCGGGCCTGGGCTTCTTCTCGGGGGAGGAGGGCTCGTCGAAGGAGAgggcgcggcggaggcgggtgtccccgccggaggaggagggcgacggggaggggggcgcggcgccgccgtcggcggcgGCCGGGGAGGGGAGGTTGCAGACGTGGCCCTTCTTGGGCTGGCCGCATCGGCCGCAGTTGTAGCTGCCCCGCGTcttggggcgcggcggcgggggcggcttggcgggcagcgaggaggaggaggacatgggGTTAGGGTTTGCCCCGGCGCGGCTAGGGCTGGGGCGCGGAGGGGAAATAGCGGGGGGGTGCGGCGGGAGATTGGGGAGGGATTGGCGCCATTTTTTGGGGCACCGCAGGAGGAGACCCGGTGGGTGGACCGGACCGGATGAGAGGGTGTGGCGGAGATGAGCCGAGCCCCGCCGCGAGCGCCCACGTCGACGTGCAACCCGCGGCTGGCTGGCTGGCTCGAGAttgattttcttttccctttttttcttttcttttcttttcttttgttgttgGCGAAGCCAGAGTTGAACAGACGACCGA
Above is a window of Triticum dicoccoides isolate Atlit2015 ecotype Zavitan chromosome 5B, WEW_v2.0, whole genome shotgun sequence DNA encoding:
- the LOC119311739 gene encoding F-box/LRR-repeat protein 17-like isoform X2, which gives rise to MSSSSSLPAKPPPPPRPKTRGSYNCGRCGQPKKGHVCNLPSPAAADGGAAPPSPSPSSSGGDTRLRRALSFDEPSSPEKKPRPDHDGRTMELGGRAVPVDLVVEVLRQLGPRGVLDAAAVSRAWRDCADRVWRVAEELRLRPAAAGLLGALLPRCAALSRLVLHMESAVDATMLSCLAFSCSSLETLEITMADKAINNMTGEELSRLVSEKHSLSILKIGGCSNLGFLNLSSSSLNVLWLSDLCSLSESVISCPNMSELSLCFTQQSSECTDLVSLMDGLGRSCPNLRNLHISSIQLSNEAVSALEGANLRGLCMLSLILGSKMTDAAVASIVRSCASLELLDLSGSSISDSGVGMICKAFPHTLSRLLLALCPNITTCGIQAATAQLPLLQLMDCGMSLRSNLQNEKQGAYFGEINGRIRLCPKLPTLKKQPMRQKLIIKHDNLKKLSLWGCSAIDALYVKCPELIDLNLNTCTNLHPERLLLQCPNLKNVHAFGCQDMLIGAIKNQKLINRKNLMKQCVSTGV
- the LOC119311739 gene encoding F-box/LRR-repeat protein 17-like isoform X4 — translated: MSSSSSLPAKPPPPPRPKTRGSYNCGRCGQPKKGHVCNLPSPAAADGGAAPPSPSPSSSGGDTRLRRALSFDEPSSPEKKPRPDHDGRTMELGGRAVPVDLVVEVLRQLGPRGVLDAAAVSRAWRDCADRVWRVAEELRLRPAAAGLLGALLPRCAALSRLVLHMESAVDATMLSCLAFSCSSLETLEITMADKAINNMTGEELSRLVSEKHSLSILKIGGCSNLGFLNLSSSSLNVLWLSDLCSLSESVISCPNMSELSLCFTQQSSECTDLVSLMDGLGRSCPNLRNLHISSIQLSNEAVSALEGANLRGLCMLSLILGSKMTDAAVASIVRSCASLELLDLSGSSISDSGVGMICKAFPHTLSRLLLALCPNITTCGIQAATAQLPLLQLMDCGMSLRSNLQNEKQGAYFGEINGRIRLCPKLPTLKKQPMRQKLIIKHDNLKKLSLWGCSAIDALYVKCPELIDLNLNTCTNLHPERLLLQCPNLKNVHAFGCQDMLIGAIKNQVYRPKQHT
- the LOC119311739 gene encoding F-box/LRR-repeat protein 17-like isoform X3 → MSSSSSLPAKPPPPPRPKTRGSYNCGRCGQPKKGHVCNLPSPAAADGGAAPPSPSPSSSGGDTRLRRALSFDEPSSPEKKPRPDHDGRTMELGGRAVPVDLVVEVLRQLGPRGVLDAAAVSRAWRDCADRVWRVAEELRLRPAAAGLLGALLPRCAALSRLVLHMESAVDATMLSCLAFSCSSLETLEITMADKAINNMTGEELSRLVSEKHSLSILKIGGCSNLGFLNLSSSSLNVLWLSDLCSLSESVISCPNMSELSLCFTQQSSECTDLVSLMDGLGRSCPNLRNLHISSIQLSNEAVSALEGANLRGLCMLSLILGSKMTDAAVASIVRSCASLELLDLSGSSISDSGVGMICKAFPHTLSRLLLALCPNITTCGIQAATAQLPLLQLMDCGMSLRSNLQNEKQGAYFGEINGRIRLCPKLPTLKKQPMRQKLIIKHDNLKKLSLWGCSAIDALYVKCPELIDLNLNTCTNLHPERLLLQCPNLKNVHAFGCQDMLIGAIKNQLNHIFHASG
- the LOC119311739 gene encoding F-box/LRR-repeat protein 17-like isoform X1, yielding MSSSSSLPAKPPPPPRPKTRGSYNCGRCGQPKKGHVCNLPSPAAADGGAAPPSPSPSSSGGDTRLRRALSFDEPSSPEKKPRPDHDGRTMELGGRAVPVDLVVEVLRQLGPRGVLDAAAVSRAWRDCADRVWRVAEELRLRPAAAGLLGALLPRCAALSRLVLHMESAVDATMLSCLAFSCSSLETLEITMADKAINNMTGEELSRLVSEKHSLSILKIGGCSNLGFLNLSSSSLNVLWLSDLCSLSESVISCPNMSELSLCFTQQSSECTDLVSLMDGLGRSCPNLRNLHISSIQLSNEAVSALEGANLRGLCMLSLILGSKMTDAAVASIVRSCASLELLDLSGSSISDSGVGMICKAFPHTLSRLLLALCPNITTCGIQAATAQLPLLQLMDCGMSLRSNLQNEKQGAYFGEINGRIRLCPKLPTLKKQPMRQKLIIKHDNLKKLSLWGCSAIDALYVKCPELIDLNLNTCTNLHPERLLLQCPNLKNVHAFGCQDMLIGAIKNQVLNEFAAAEPHLPCKRLADGSKRVQLSQFPQEQLPEDKIWIGFKRSECIVHLDS